One genomic region from Leptospira tipperaryensis encodes:
- a CDS encoding glutathione S-transferase family protein encodes MELFEFAVSGNCHKVRMLLSMLNLEYTSRPVNGAEREQKSENFLSMNPFGQVPVLKDKDVLIRDSQAILVYLAIEYGKGEWFPKSGIGSAKVMQWLSTAANEVTRGPAALRTHYRFGKSIQVEEAVIITNQLLNLLENHLAKNLWLADERPTIADLAMYPYIALANEGKVDLEPYNQIRNWLGRVEKLPGYVSMPGIVLQSI; translated from the coding sequence GTGGAACTTTTTGAATTCGCGGTTTCCGGAAATTGTCACAAGGTCCGGATGCTGTTATCTATGCTAAATTTAGAATATACCAGTCGTCCGGTAAACGGCGCGGAACGAGAACAAAAATCCGAAAATTTTTTGTCTATGAATCCGTTTGGACAGGTCCCCGTTTTGAAGGATAAGGATGTTTTGATTCGAGATAGTCAGGCGATTCTCGTTTATCTTGCGATCGAATATGGAAAGGGAGAATGGTTTCCTAAATCCGGAATCGGAAGCGCCAAAGTGATGCAATGGCTTTCGACCGCCGCAAACGAGGTGACTCGAGGACCGGCCGCGTTACGCACTCATTATCGATTTGGAAAGTCGATTCAGGTCGAAGAAGCGGTGATCATCACAAATCAACTATTGAATCTTTTGGAAAACCATCTGGCTAAGAATCTATGGCTTGCCGACGAACGGCCGACTATCGCCGATTTGGCGATGTATCCCTACATTGCACTGGCGAACGAAGGGAAGGTGGATTTAGAACCTTATAACCAAATTCGAAATTGGTTGGGTCGAGTTGAAAAATTGCCTGGTTACGTTTCTATGCCCGGTATTGTATTGCAATCAATTTAA
- a CDS encoding glycoside hydrolase family 5 protein, giving the protein MRKKSIQSQPPIQNRFLTRFWIALLLLILVACDTNRSEPEFLSTALGLSFDNSAQTTSASLSKPLTTTSSNFLLNSGNTLNLPLSADGRYIVDNNQNRFKLKSVNWYGASDTKYVVAGLDKQPIEHIVSLIQEWGFNSVRLPFSNLMIHSTTPVSNDAVAANPQFYGKTPLEIYDATVNALSSAGILVILNNHTTFSEWCCGYDYNGLWYHTGSTFAYNQTTEMWQADWLTMVRRYKTNPLVAGADLRNEVRTMRKGDTHIPDSPNWGSNDVNDWHKASQDLGALITKENSNLLVIVEGINWWGLIPILGSGERPHLKPIKDLPIHLPLSNKLVYAAHNYAYIGPNHNGDDSTSNGNIKYKEMDENTFLNTIQNEWGYVATPEMYYSAPVWVSEFGVSPSNSSAQDKEWFRRLVTFLIEKDLDFAYWPLNGNDEWGLLSSDWSRTLKDDWRFEHLNRLLSSSGRIGSVQENHYSNLTIGNGNDNASTLYIDWDNGANKGTCPDGFRMNGLSTNQKALCTDQATGNLWASNRNYNVQAVYETGTRYHGNGDWAGGFTKYECPQNFYVAGFSKRNWGTSGILCSESKIVLSNSCRTVWFDRGDNRSSNKGGDWAYGSYKGQCGDSEYVGGIAQRNGGASALLCCQIRNP; this is encoded by the coding sequence ATGCGAAAGAAATCAATCCAATCTCAACCGCCGATCCAGAATCGATTTTTAACTCGATTCTGGATCGCTCTTTTACTTCTAATCCTCGTCGCATGCGACACAAATCGATCGGAACCGGAATTCTTATCAACTGCCCTCGGTCTTTCGTTTGATAATTCGGCGCAGACGACATCCGCAAGTTTAAGTAAACCTCTCACAACAACTTCTTCCAACTTTCTTTTGAATTCGGGTAATACTTTGAACCTACCCTTGAGCGCAGACGGACGTTATATCGTGGACAACAATCAAAATCGATTTAAACTCAAATCGGTAAATTGGTATGGAGCCAGCGATACAAAATACGTGGTCGCCGGTTTAGATAAACAACCGATCGAACATATCGTCTCTTTGATTCAAGAATGGGGTTTTAATTCGGTTCGCCTCCCCTTTTCCAATTTGATGATTCATTCCACTACTCCGGTATCAAACGATGCGGTAGCGGCTAATCCACAGTTCTACGGAAAAACTCCATTAGAGATTTATGATGCAACGGTAAACGCGCTTTCTTCCGCTGGAATTCTTGTGATTCTTAACAACCATACTACTTTTTCCGAATGGTGTTGCGGTTACGACTACAACGGTCTCTGGTATCACACCGGTTCTACCTTTGCATACAACCAAACGACCGAAATGTGGCAAGCCGACTGGTTAACGATGGTTCGGCGTTACAAAACAAACCCTTTGGTGGCCGGCGCCGATTTAAGAAACGAGGTTCGAACGATGAGAAAAGGAGATACTCATATTCCGGATAGTCCGAATTGGGGATCAAACGACGTCAACGACTGGCATAAAGCTTCTCAGGATTTGGGCGCTCTGATTACAAAGGAGAATTCCAATCTTCTCGTCATTGTCGAGGGAATCAACTGGTGGGGACTCATTCCGATTCTCGGTTCCGGAGAAAGGCCACACTTAAAACCGATAAAAGATCTTCCGATCCATCTCCCCCTTTCCAATAAATTGGTGTATGCGGCGCATAACTACGCTTATATCGGACCGAATCACAACGGAGACGATTCCACTTCGAACGGAAATATCAAATACAAAGAAATGGATGAGAACACGTTTTTAAATACGATTCAAAACGAATGGGGATACGTCGCGACTCCTGAAATGTATTATTCTGCGCCCGTGTGGGTTAGCGAATTCGGAGTTTCTCCTTCGAATAGCAGCGCTCAGGATAAAGAATGGTTTCGAAGACTTGTCACTTTTCTAATCGAAAAAGATTTAGACTTCGCCTATTGGCCGTTAAATGGAAATGACGAATGGGGACTTCTTTCCAGCGATTGGTCTCGAACCTTAAAAGACGATTGGAGATTTGAACACCTCAATCGACTTCTTTCAAGCAGCGGAAGAATTGGAAGTGTTCAAGAAAATCATTATTCCAACCTAACGATCGGGAACGGAAATGATAACGCCTCTACCCTTTACATCGACTGGGACAACGGCGCGAACAAAGGAACCTGTCCGGATGGATTTCGAATGAATGGTCTCAGCACAAATCAAAAAGCGCTTTGTACGGATCAAGCGACCGGGAATCTCTGGGCTTCCAACCGGAACTACAACGTCCAAGCGGTTTACGAAACGGGAACTCGTTATCATGGCAACGGAGACTGGGCCGGCGGATTTACAAAATACGAATGCCCTCAAAATTTCTATGTCGCCGGATTTTCAAAACGAAACTGGGGAACCAGTGGAATTCTTTGCTCGGAAAGCAAGATTGTTCTGAGTAATTCTTGTAGAACCGTTTGGTTTGATCGGGGTGACAATCGTTCCTCCAATAAAGGCGGAGACTGGGCTTACGGATCTTATAAAGGGCAATGCGGAGATTCTGAATACGTGGGAGGAATCGCTCAGAGAAACGGAGGAGCAAGCGCCCTACTCTGTTGCCAAATTAGAAATCCTTAA
- a CDS encoding NYN domain-containing protein, with protein sequence MSSLVAIDGFNLIYKFPETEELMYQNQLGKARAVVLEWIELYSKKKKNQTFHVFFDGKKEIASEVYQETFGKLHVYFSRERKADDLIKEFVRTQARPSDVQVVSSDKEIFFHAKKWGARPISSEEFAALILAETSPKKAEPDSEDYKDKKLGSEEMEYWKNLFRKGR encoded by the coding sequence ATGTCTTCACTAGTGGCGATTGACGGTTTCAATCTGATTTATAAGTTCCCGGAAACGGAAGAATTGATGTATCAGAATCAACTGGGGAAAGCCAGAGCGGTTGTTTTGGAATGGATAGAGTTGTATTCTAAAAAAAAGAAAAACCAAACCTTTCACGTTTTCTTCGACGGCAAAAAAGAGATCGCTAGCGAAGTTTATCAAGAAACGTTTGGAAAACTGCATGTGTATTTTAGTCGAGAAAGAAAGGCGGACGACTTGATCAAAGAGTTTGTTCGCACACAAGCTCGGCCATCGGACGTGCAAGTCGTCAGTTCGGACAAAGAGATTTTTTTTCACGCAAAAAAATGGGGAGCTCGTCCGATCTCTTCCGAAGAATTTGCTGCCTTGATTCTCGCGGAAACCTCTCCTAAGAAGGCGGAGCCCGACAGCGAAGACTACAAAGATAAAAAACTGGGCTCAGAAGAAATGGAATATTGGAAAAATTTATTTAGGAAGGGCAGATAA
- a CDS encoding MBOAT family O-acyltransferase, which produces MLFNSVTFAIFFAVVYTIYWFIPKKNRPDFLILSSAFFYIWFSWIFFFHFVFVILLNYFLYKKIKLDRENSKRWMITAVLFNCINLGFFKYFYFFSRVLADLTGYPFFQEIQGIVHIILPLAISFYSFQMIAAAVDAKRNPDGELISIQGYFLFVLFFPVLIAGPIMRTGDFFPNLKNLEPNRDKIYNGSYLMISGLVKKVLIADPASGLISPIFSNPEVYDSTSLILAGIGYSIQVFCDFSGLTDMARGVGALLGFYLPENFKAPFFSLSGRELWQRWHITLSFWLRDYIYFSLGGSRAAQWRTHLNLILTMTIGGFWHGADYTFIAWGFYWGVLLAGERYLENTLGWKLTPEKNAILKVFKAAIIFLLFSFSAVLFRANNAKTMVQHVLGIFKNSPSSIESEISSSSTSAWIGEAGRLVDGNSFFLLNQMENVEKFFYLFLALVLFNWVQYVPDFWKRFRKYDPWLLTFVGVLTVFLLALFSEDSGAFIYYKF; this is translated from the coding sequence GTGCTGTTCAACTCCGTTACCTTTGCGATTTTTTTTGCCGTTGTTTATACGATCTATTGGTTCATTCCTAAAAAGAATCGCCCCGATTTTTTAATCCTTTCCAGCGCCTTTTTTTACATCTGGTTTTCCTGGATTTTTTTCTTTCACTTTGTATTTGTCATTCTTCTCAATTACTTTCTCTACAAGAAGATCAAACTTGATCGTGAGAATTCCAAAAGATGGATGATCACGGCGGTTCTTTTTAACTGTATCAATCTCGGTTTTTTTAAATACTTCTATTTCTTTTCTAGAGTTCTTGCTGATCTTACGGGTTATCCATTCTTTCAAGAGATCCAAGGAATCGTGCACATCATTCTTCCGCTTGCGATCAGCTTTTACAGCTTTCAGATGATCGCCGCGGCCGTGGACGCGAAAAGAAATCCTGATGGCGAACTCATTTCAATCCAAGGATATTTTCTTTTTGTTTTGTTTTTTCCGGTCTTGATCGCAGGTCCGATTATGAGAACGGGAGATTTTTTTCCGAACTTAAAAAACCTGGAACCGAATCGGGATAAAATCTATAACGGAAGTTATCTGATGATCAGCGGTCTGGTCAAAAAAGTTTTGATAGCCGATCCCGCTTCCGGTTTGATTTCTCCGATCTTTTCCAATCCGGAAGTTTACGATTCTACTTCCCTGATTCTAGCGGGAATCGGTTATTCGATTCAAGTCTTCTGTGATTTTTCGGGCCTTACGGACATGGCGAGAGGGGTGGGCGCGTTACTCGGCTTTTATCTTCCTGAAAACTTTAAGGCGCCTTTCTTTTCCTTAAGCGGAAGAGAACTCTGGCAGAGATGGCATATAACGTTGTCATTTTGGCTCCGGGATTACATCTATTTCTCGTTAGGTGGAAGTCGCGCGGCGCAGTGGAGAACTCATCTCAATCTGATTCTTACGATGACGATCGGAGGTTTTTGGCACGGTGCGGATTATACTTTTATCGCTTGGGGTTTTTACTGGGGAGTTTTGCTCGCAGGGGAACGTTATCTGGAGAATACTCTTGGTTGGAAGTTGACTCCTGAAAAAAACGCAATCCTAAAAGTGTTTAAGGCTGCGATTATCTTTCTTTTGTTTTCATTTAGCGCCGTTCTGTTTCGAGCGAATAACGCAAAGACGATGGTGCAACACGTTCTTGGAATTTTTAAAAATTCTCCTTCTTCGATCGAGTCTGAAATTTCGAGTTCTTCTACTTCCGCTTGGATCGGAGAGGCGGGACGTTTGGTGGACGGAAACTCCTTTTTTCTTCTCAATCAGATGGAGAATGTAGAGAAATTCTTTTACTTATTTTTGGCTCTCGTACTTTTCAACTGGGTTCAGTATGTTCCCGATTTTTGGAAACGTTTCCGAAAGTATGATCCTTGGCTTCTTACGTTTGTAGGAGTTCTTACAGTTTTCTTACTTGCACTGTTTTCGGAAGATTCAGGCGCGTTTATCTATTATAAGTTTTAG
- a CDS encoding glycosyltransferase family 2 protein translates to MPAPEISVILPTFNEKENIPILLPKIAKALQKFKYEILLIDDNSPDRTWEVAENLRGTYKELFVLRRMEGRGLSSAVLAGMSIAKGKVFVVMDADLQHDESILSELIEPILNQRSDVSVGTRYTNGGSTSNWSWIRKGFSYSATTLAKLFLPIPVSDPMSGFFAISKEYFEKTAERINPRGFKILLEFLHRSEVAPRITEVPFTFQSRKFGKTKLDGSVIRNYLVALLDLRFGKWISPTFLLYSLVGSSGVFVNLFGLLIGEAFHFPEITTPFQFLNPFHSSVLFGIEISILSNFILNNYLTFYEKRYDGIRIVQGLVLFHLVSLLGLLIQISVFQFLYHRIFISELNSSGLLIKFFSDSLAILAAMITNYFLNLNVTWKGSKDESRF, encoded by the coding sequence ATGCCAGCCCCTGAGATTTCCGTCATCCTACCCACTTTTAATGAAAAGGAGAACATTCCGATTCTTCTTCCTAAAATTGCCAAGGCCCTGCAAAAATTTAAGTATGAGATCCTACTTATAGACGACAATAGTCCCGATCGAACCTGGGAAGTCGCGGAGAATCTCAGAGGAACTTACAAAGAACTTTTTGTTCTCCGAAGAATGGAAGGTCGCGGCCTTTCTTCTGCGGTTCTTGCGGGAATGTCCATCGCAAAGGGAAAAGTTTTTGTTGTGATGGATGCAGATCTGCAACACGACGAATCCATTTTATCGGAATTGATAGAACCGATTCTCAATCAAAGATCGGACGTAAGCGTAGGAACTCGATACACGAACGGCGGTTCTACTTCGAATTGGTCTTGGATCCGAAAAGGTTTTAGTTATTCTGCGACAACCCTCGCCAAACTTTTTTTACCCATTCCCGTGTCCGATCCTATGAGCGGTTTTTTTGCAATCTCAAAAGAATATTTTGAAAAAACGGCGGAGAGAATCAACCCAAGGGGATTTAAGATTCTATTAGAATTTTTGCATAGATCGGAAGTGGCCCCGAGAATTACGGAGGTGCCTTTTACTTTTCAGAGCCGAAAGTTCGGTAAAACAAAATTAGACGGATCGGTGATTCGAAATTACTTAGTGGCTCTTTTGGATCTTCGTTTTGGTAAATGGATCTCCCCTACTTTTTTACTTTATTCTCTTGTAGGATCTTCGGGCGTTTTTGTGAACCTTTTCGGACTTCTGATCGGAGAAGCCTTTCACTTCCCAGAAATCACTACCCCTTTTCAATTCCTAAACCCGTTTCACAGTTCGGTCTTGTTCGGGATTGAAATATCCATTCTTTCCAATTTTATTCTGAACAACTATCTCACTTTCTATGAAAAGAGATACGACGGAATCAGAATCGTCCAAGGGTTGGTTTTGTTTCACCTCGTAAGTCTTCTCGGACTTTTGATTCAAATCAGCGTATTTCAATTTTTGTATCATAGAATCTTTATATCCGAATTGAATTCTTCCGGACTTCTGATTAAATTCTTTTCAGATTCGCTTGCTATTTTAGCCGCGATGATTACAAATTACTTCTTAAACTTAAACGTCACCTGGAAAGGTTCCAAAGACGAATCTCGTTTTTGA
- a CDS encoding DUF1574 domain-containing protein produces the protein MFRNRFLIVPFVIFIIAFSIDKVISSTTLEPYYSLTLSDLNFRHKEFLFEELKGYLKEKERKKVLVYFGNSRALLFRNDYIEKKYPNWVLFNFSVPGGSPDYYLYWLERFQSDGVKPDFILMDESIEIFNSSSVLTLDEVLFYGLSASFVFRHADRYSSSDLTGYIGKKLFHTLKNRPRWNVIRARAKEGGAMAKGYSKLRDEITENLKRQRGSATSDSSPKIVLSPELLKKRSNTDFKSYLTPFTFNPKMMSNQEDAISIAKGLGVPYATIWVRVSRPYFELYKTRKVLTNEKDEKTPYDIMLPILNQLHESTGTAFWNMNEDSKYDCDDFSDPGHMSPSCFNDYADFIFTRLPE, from the coding sequence ATGTTCCGAAATCGATTTCTAATCGTTCCATTCGTAATCTTTATCATAGCGTTTAGTATCGATAAAGTGATTAGTTCCACGACGTTGGAGCCGTATTATTCTCTCACACTTTCCGATCTCAACTTTCGTCATAAGGAATTTCTTTTTGAGGAATTGAAAGGTTATCTAAAGGAAAAAGAAAGAAAGAAGGTCTTGGTTTATTTCGGAAATTCCAGAGCTCTTCTTTTTAGAAACGATTACATCGAAAAAAAATATCCGAATTGGGTTCTGTTTAACTTCTCAGTTCCCGGCGGTTCTCCCGATTATTATCTCTATTGGTTGGAACGATTTCAATCCGACGGGGTAAAACCGGATTTTATCCTGATGGATGAGTCGATTGAAATTTTTAATTCCTCTTCGGTTTTGACCTTGGACGAAGTTTTATTTTACGGACTCAGCGCCTCGTTTGTTTTTAGACACGCGGATCGTTATTCTTCCTCGGATCTTACCGGATACATTGGAAAGAAATTGTTTCATACTCTCAAAAATCGCCCTCGTTGGAACGTGATCCGAGCCAGAGCCAAAGAAGGCGGAGCCATGGCGAAAGGTTATAGCAAACTCAGGGATGAAATTACGGAGAATCTAAAAAGACAAAGAGGAAGTGCGACCTCCGATTCCAGTCCTAAGATTGTCCTTTCTCCCGAGTTACTCAAAAAAAGGTCGAATACTGATTTTAAATCCTACCTCACTCCGTTTACATTCAATCCGAAAATGATGTCCAATCAAGAGGATGCGATTTCCATCGCGAAAGGGCTAGGAGTTCCATACGCTACGATCTGGGTGCGGGTTTCCCGTCCTTACTTTGAACTCTATAAAACTCGAAAGGTTCTTACCAATGAAAAGGACGAAAAAACTCCTTACGATATCATGCTTCCTATTTTGAACCAATTGCATGAGTCGACCGGAACCGCATTCTGGAATATGAATGAAGACTCGAAGTATGATTGTGATGATTTCAGCGATCCGGGGCACATGTCTCCGAGTTGTTTTAACGATTACGCGGATTTTATTTTTACACGACTTCCAGAGTAA
- a CDS encoding DJ-1 family glyoxalase III: protein MSKVLVPFAEGMEEMEAVIIVDVLRRAKIDVTSASLQEGVVTASRGVRLIADTTLKEIDFKDFDMIVLPGGNAGTKALSADQRIAELLQEAKKNGKWIAAICAAPSILVHQNILTHPDKFTAFPGVVSEEPGFTGSRLEISGKIVTSVGPGSAFEFSLELVRILRDEKTMQEVKAALQLAE, encoded by the coding sequence ATGTCGAAGGTTTTAGTTCCATTCGCGGAAGGAATGGAGGAGATGGAAGCGGTCATCATAGTGGACGTGCTTCGAAGAGCAAAGATCGATGTCACGAGCGCCTCCCTCCAAGAAGGAGTTGTCACAGCTTCCAGAGGAGTCCGTCTTATAGCGGATACAACCTTAAAAGAAATCGATTTCAAAGACTTCGATATGATCGTTCTCCCCGGCGGCAACGCAGGGACCAAGGCTCTCTCCGCGGATCAGAGAATTGCGGAACTCCTACAAGAAGCCAAGAAGAATGGAAAATGGATCGCGGCAATCTGCGCGGCTCCGAGTATTTTAGTACATCAGAATATTCTTACGCACCCGGATAAGTTTACGGCGTTTCCGGGAGTTGTCTCGGAGGAACCGGGTTTTACGGGATCGAGACTTGAAATTTCCGGAAAAATCGTGACGAGCGTAGGCCCCGGATCTGCATTTGAGTTTTCACTGGAGCTCGTAAGAATTCTTCGAGACGAGAAAACGATGCAGGAAGTAAAAGCAGCGCTTCAACTGGCAGAATGA
- a CDS encoding SIR2 family NAD-dependent protein deacylase, whose product MKEFLKFHSEKLNRITAITGAGISAESGIPTFRGEEGLWKNFRAEELATPQAFQKDPKLVWKWYLWRRGIIESKDPNLGHFALAELEKRHTDFFLITQNVDGLHSRAGSKKLIEIHGNIFINRCSSCENEILVPVSTPNEQLPKCNLCGSLFRPGVVWFGESYDESKLNHSILRMRNTDLLLIIGTSGAVSMPVYLAEIAKENGALLIEINPEKTSFSSSVDLFLKGKSGGILPELANEIIQIL is encoded by the coding sequence ATGAAAGAGTTTTTAAAATTTCATTCCGAAAAATTAAATAGGATCACCGCGATTACAGGCGCTGGAATTTCGGCGGAAAGTGGAATTCCTACGTTTCGCGGAGAAGAAGGACTCTGGAAAAATTTTCGTGCGGAAGAATTGGCAACTCCGCAAGCATTTCAAAAAGATCCAAAATTAGTCTGGAAATGGTATCTCTGGAGAAGAGGTATCATCGAAAGTAAAGATCCGAATTTAGGACACTTCGCTCTCGCAGAATTAGAAAAACGTCATACTGACTTTTTTTTAATCACTCAAAACGTGGACGGCCTCCATTCGAGAGCCGGTTCTAAAAAGCTCATTGAAATTCACGGAAACATCTTTATCAATCGTTGCAGTTCCTGCGAGAACGAAATCCTAGTTCCTGTTTCGACTCCGAACGAGCAGCTCCCTAAATGTAATCTTTGCGGCTCACTTTTTCGCCCCGGCGTCGTTTGGTTTGGAGAATCATACGATGAATCCAAACTCAATCACTCGATCCTGAGAATGCGAAATACGGATTTACTTTTGATTATCGGCACTTCGGGAGCCGTTAGTATGCCGGTCTATTTGGCGGAAATCGCGAAGGAAAACGGAGCACTTCTTATTGAGATCAATCCGGAAAAGACTTCTTTCTCTTCTTCCGTGGATCTTTTTTTAAAAGGAAAATCAGGGGGAATTCTTCCTGAATTGGCAAACGAAATAATTCAAATTCTATAA
- a CDS encoding PHP domain-containing protein, protein MVFKKRMDSKIWFRILGLLLFLTAAHLLIAWTLSSPLRSEKAVPFHGPFIHSPYSKTNQRWLKTAFHLHSNRDGFSPFRSSPKEIQERYLEKKYDLIGITDYLKVSGVESESQKFFPGYEWGRDFNRKHILALGASTPVFDFFPFYANRGNLQWTIDQMKREGSFVVVSHPILEGSISYKDVKRLQNLDAVEVFSPFGDSFSEWTQLLDQGYSLLAMSGDDLHYFPGELIRAMKLPLYERIFHELTFSNQNEGETFTRYILLNTDSTERQDVVKNLKRGNYISVIKIVDYMDDPKILDLKMEEQKISAEFPERFLKLEFIGKNGRILKEEFQKTQAEYSFKSEDEYVIVKATFPSGFLYSNPFYRVETQKEK, encoded by the coding sequence ATGGTATTCAAAAAGAGAATGGATTCAAAGATTTGGTTCCGAATTCTCGGATTACTTTTATTCCTAACCGCCGCTCATCTTTTGATCGCTTGGACTTTGAGTAGCCCCTTGAGATCGGAAAAAGCAGTTCCTTTTCACGGACCTTTCATTCATTCTCCGTATTCAAAAACCAATCAAAGATGGTTAAAGACCGCGTTTCATCTTCATTCCAATCGAGACGGCTTTTCTCCGTTTCGGAGCAGTCCGAAAGAAATCCAAGAACGTTATCTCGAAAAAAAATACGATCTGATCGGCATCACGGATTATCTAAAAGTAAGTGGAGTGGAATCCGAAAGTCAAAAATTTTTTCCCGGTTACGAATGGGGAAGAGATTTTAATCGGAAACACATTCTCGCGTTAGGTGCATCGACTCCTGTCTTTGACTTTTTTCCATTCTACGCGAATCGGGGAAACCTTCAATGGACGATCGATCAAATGAAACGCGAAGGATCTTTTGTAGTCGTATCCCACCCGATTCTGGAGGGTTCGATTTCTTATAAGGACGTAAAACGTCTGCAAAATCTGGATGCGGTCGAGGTCTTTTCACCCTTTGGGGATTCGTTTTCGGAGTGGACTCAACTTTTGGATCAAGGCTACTCTCTCTTGGCGATGAGCGGAGACGACCTCCACTATTTTCCGGGCGAGTTGATCCGCGCGATGAAACTTCCTTTATACGAAAGAATCTTTCACGAACTCACTTTCTCCAATCAAAACGAAGGAGAAACGTTTACACGTTATATTCTTCTGAATACCGATTCTACGGAACGTCAAGACGTTGTAAAAAACTTGAAACGGGGAAATTACATTTCCGTAATTAAGATTGTGGATTATATGGATGATCCTAAAATTCTCGATTTAAAAATGGAAGAACAAAAAATATCCGCGGAATTTCCCGAAAGATTCTTAAAATTAGAATTTATCGGGAAAAACGGTCGAATTTTAAAAGAAGAATTTCAAAAGACCCAAGCCGAATATTCATTCAAATCCGAAGACGAATACGTGATCGTTAAAGCGACGTTTCCTTCCGGCTTTCTCTATTCAAATCCGTTTTATAGAGTCGAAACACAGAAGGAAAAGTAA